The Halalkalibacter krulwichiae genome has a segment encoding these proteins:
- the nusA gene encoding transcription termination factor NusA, whose translation MNSEFMDALATLEREKGIKKEIIIEAIEAALISGYKRNFNQVQNVRVDVNRDNGSIRVFARKTVVEEVFDARLEISLDEAQKINPSYEVDDVVEIEVTPKDFGRIAAQTAKQVVTQRVREAERGIIYSDFIDREEDIMTGIVQRQDHRFIYVDLGKVEALLPLSEQMPNETYKHNDRIKAYITKVEKTTKGPQILISRTHPGLLKRLFELEVPEIYDGTVEIKSVSREAGDRSKIAVHVDNPEVDPVGACVGPRGQRVQTIVNELKGEKIDIVRWSEDPVEYVANALSPSKVLKVNVNEEEKMTQVIVPDYQLSLAIGKRGQNARLAAKLTGWKIDIKSESDARELGLLNDDDELLTGLSPEDVFVSSEEE comes from the coding sequence ATGAATAGCGAATTTATGGATGCATTGGCAACATTAGAAAGAGAAAAAGGTATCAAGAAAGAAATTATTATTGAAGCAATTGAAGCTGCTTTAATTTCTGGATATAAACGAAACTTTAATCAAGTACAGAATGTTCGTGTTGATGTGAATAGAGACAATGGAAGCATTCGTGTATTTGCAAGAAAGACAGTCGTAGAGGAAGTTTTTGACGCTAGGTTGGAGATTTCCTTAGATGAAGCACAGAAAATCAATCCAAGTTATGAGGTTGACGATGTAGTCGAAATTGAAGTCACACCGAAAGATTTTGGACGGATTGCTGCTCAAACAGCTAAACAAGTTGTTACTCAACGTGTTCGTGAGGCAGAAAGAGGAATTATTTACTCTGATTTCATCGACCGTGAAGAAGATATTATGACAGGAATTGTTCAGCGTCAAGACCACCGCTTTATTTATGTGGACTTAGGTAAAGTAGAAGCGTTACTTCCTTTAAGCGAACAAATGCCAAACGAAACTTATAAGCATAATGATCGAATTAAAGCCTATATTACAAAGGTTGAAAAAACAACTAAAGGACCTCAGATCTTAATTTCAAGAACGCATCCTGGGCTCCTAAAGCGTCTATTCGAACTAGAAGTTCCAGAAATCTATGATGGTACGGTTGAAATCAAATCGGTTTCTCGTGAAGCAGGAGATCGTTCGAAAATTGCTGTACATGTCGATAACCCTGAAGTAGATCCTGTAGGGGCATGTGTTGGTCCAAGGGGTCAGAGAGTCCAAACAATCGTAAATGAGCTTAAAGGTGAAAAAATTGATATTGTTCGATGGTCAGAGGACCCTGTTGAATATGTAGCAAATGCATTAAGCCCTTCTAAAGTATTAAAGGTTAATGTTAATGAAGAAGAGAAAATGACACAAGTAATTGTGCCTGACTACCAACTGTCATTAGCGATTGGAAAAAGAGGCCAAAATGCTAGGTTAGCTGCTAAATTAACAGGCTGGAAAATTGATATTAAGAGTGAATCAGATGCAAGAGAGCTTGGTTTATTAAACGATGATGATGAGTTATTAACAGGTCTCTCTCCTGAAGATGTTTTTGTATCGTCTGAAGAAGAATAA
- the rseP gene encoding RIP metalloprotease RseP → METLLSVIIIFGLLVFIHEWGHLYFAKRAGILCREFAIGFGPKIFSWKRNETVYTIRLLPLGGFVRMAGEDPEMIDIKPGYEIGLVFNAARKVSKIIVNNKSKHPEALVVQVEKIDLEHQLVIEAYNDEGERIQYKVDEQAQLVQDEQETQIAPWNRQFGSKTVGQRALAIFAGPLMNFVLAVVILIAFALFQGMPVDEAKIGDVTPDSPAAVAGLQEGDQVISIEGQPIDTWEEMTSVIQQHPNQAIVFEVFRNSQQQAISVTPAERVGQFGDPEGFVGIARPTEFSLMGSIVFGFTQTYAFMTMIFEVLGMIVTGQFSLDYVAGPVGIYNYTGEAAAMGIFVLMQWAAALSVNLGIINLLPIPAMDGGRLIFIGIEAVRGKPMDPQKEGLVHFIGFAFLMLLMIVVTWNDINKFFM, encoded by the coding sequence ATGGAAACTTTACTTTCAGTCATTATCATATTTGGCCTATTAGTATTTATCCATGAATGGGGTCATTTATACTTTGCTAAAAGAGCGGGGATATTATGTCGGGAATTCGCTATTGGATTTGGTCCAAAAATTTTTTCATGGAAGCGAAATGAAACTGTTTATACTATTCGACTCCTCCCACTAGGCGGATTTGTACGTATGGCTGGAGAAGATCCTGAAATGATTGATATAAAACCGGGATATGAAATTGGTCTTGTTTTTAACGCTGCACGTAAAGTTAGTAAAATCATTGTGAACAACAAGTCAAAACACCCTGAGGCACTTGTTGTACAAGTTGAAAAAATAGATTTAGAGCACCAATTAGTCATCGAAGCATATAACGATGAAGGTGAACGGATTCAGTACAAAGTTGATGAACAAGCTCAGTTAGTTCAAGATGAGCAAGAAACACAAATTGCTCCGTGGAACCGTCAGTTCGGGTCAAAAACAGTCGGTCAACGTGCGTTGGCAATTTTCGCTGGACCTTTAATGAACTTTGTTTTGGCAGTCGTAATATTAATCGCTTTTGCTTTATTTCAAGGAATGCCTGTTGATGAAGCAAAGATCGGGGATGTAACACCGGATAGTCCTGCTGCTGTTGCTGGTTTACAAGAAGGAGATCAGGTAATATCTATTGAAGGCCAGCCGATTGACACATGGGAAGAAATGACGAGTGTCATTCAACAACACCCAAATCAAGCTATCGTCTTTGAAGTGTTCCGTAACAGTCAACAACAAGCGATATCCGTTACTCCAGCTGAGAGGGTAGGACAATTTGGCGATCCAGAAGGGTTTGTTGGAATTGCTAGACCGACAGAATTCTCTTTAATGGGCTCAATTGTATTTGGCTTTACTCAAACATATGCATTTATGACAATGATTTTCGAAGTGTTGGGGATGATCGTAACTGGTCAATTTTCCCTTGACTATGTAGCTGGACCTGTCGGGATTTATAATTATACTGGTGAGGCCGCAGCTATGGGGATTTTTGTATTAATGCAGTGGGCAGCAGCGCTTAGTGTAAATTTAGGTATTATTAATTTATTGCCAATTCCTGCTATGGATGGAGGGCGTTTAATCTTTATTGGGATTGAGGCTGTAAGAGGGAAGCCAATGGACCCTCAAAAAGAAGGTTTGGTTCATTTTATTGGATTTGCTTTTCTGATGTTATTAATGATTGTTGTAACTTGGAATGATATTAATAAATTCTTTATGTAG
- the rimP gene encoding ribosome maturation factor RimP, whose protein sequence is MSKKVTETTSELVTPILDELNLELVDVEFKKEGPNWFLRVFIDSETGVDLEDCGQVSEKLSEKLDELDPIQQAYFLEVSSPGAERPLKKEKDLVKAVGKNVHVSTYEPIEGEKVFEGKLIAFDGNQLEVEVKIKTRKKVYSIPYDKVANARLAIIF, encoded by the coding sequence ATGAGCAAGAAAGTAACAGAAACAACTAGTGAGCTAGTAACACCTATTCTAGATGAATTGAATCTAGAATTAGTGGATGTTGAGTTTAAAAAGGAAGGACCTAATTGGTTTTTACGTGTTTTTATTGACTCAGAAACAGGCGTTGACCTTGAAGACTGTGGTCAAGTAAGTGAAAAGTTAAGCGAAAAACTGGATGAATTAGATCCTATACAGCAAGCATATTTTCTTGAGGTTTCTTCACCAGGTGCTGAAAGGCCTCTGAAGAAAGAAAAAGATTTGGTGAAAGCTGTTGGGAAAAATGTTCATGTTTCAACATATGAACCAATTGAAGGTGAAAAAGTTTTTGAAGGTAAGTTAATAGCGTTTGACGGCAATCAATTAGAAGTAGAAGTGAAAATTAAAACACGGAAAAAAGTGTATTCTATTCCATATGACAAAGTAGCAAACGCTAGGTTAGCAATTATTTTTTAA
- a CDS encoding proline--tRNA ligase, translated as MRQRTYLTPTLRDIPADAEIKSHQLMLRAGFIRQTASGIYSYLPLGKKVLRKVEAIIRDEMDSAGGQEVFLPAIQPAELWEESGRLGDYGPELMRLKDRHGRDFVLGATHEEVITTLVRDEVQTYKKLPINLYQIQTKYRDERRPRFGVLRSREFIMKDAYSFDTSQEGLDKSYQAMYQAYQNIFSRCQLDFRAVEADSGAIGGTDTHEFMVLSDIGEDTIAYSDQSGFAANVEIAPVVCDYIKSDEAIKERELVDTPNTRTIAELSEFLQVKAESTIKSLLFIVNEDPVLVLVRGDHEVNEIKVRNAFNKATVELASPEETAKVLNCETGFIGPVGVSDKVTIIADKAVEAIVNGICGANEKDKHFRNVNPGRDFEVSRFEDLRLIQEGDPSPDGQGTIKFAMGIEVGHVFKLGTKYSEALGAKYLDENGKSQTMIMGCYGIGVTRTIAAIIEQNHDENGIVWPVSVAPFDLHLIAINVKDEDQKKLSEDLYETLVKERFEVLYDDRPERAGVKFKDSDLIGLPVRVAVGKKASEGIVEVKLRKTGEMLEVHVSELVEKLTQIFTELS; from the coding sequence ATGAGACAACGGACTTATTTAACACCAACATTAAGAGATATACCAGCTGATGCTGAAATTAAAAGTCATCAACTGATGCTACGAGCTGGATTCATCAGACAAACAGCTTCAGGTATCTACTCTTACCTGCCATTAGGAAAAAAGGTTCTTAGGAAAGTAGAGGCAATTATCCGAGATGAAATGGATTCAGCAGGTGGGCAAGAAGTTTTCTTACCTGCTATCCAGCCTGCGGAACTCTGGGAAGAGTCGGGACGTTTAGGAGATTACGGACCTGAGTTAATGAGATTAAAGGATCGTCATGGTCGTGATTTTGTTCTCGGCGCTACTCATGAAGAGGTTATCACGACGCTTGTAAGAGATGAAGTGCAAACATATAAAAAATTGCCAATAAATCTTTATCAAATTCAGACTAAATACCGAGATGAACGCAGACCTCGTTTTGGTGTTTTAAGATCTCGTGAGTTTATCATGAAGGATGCTTACTCTTTTGATACTTCACAAGAAGGGTTAGATAAAAGTTATCAAGCAATGTATCAAGCTTATCAAAATATCTTCTCGCGTTGCCAACTTGATTTTCGTGCGGTAGAGGCAGATTCTGGTGCAATTGGTGGGACAGACACACATGAATTTATGGTGCTTAGTGATATAGGGGAAGATACAATTGCTTATTCGGATCAATCTGGTTTTGCAGCAAATGTTGAGATTGCACCAGTTGTTTGTGACTACATCAAATCAGATGAAGCTATAAAAGAACGAGAATTAGTAGATACACCGAACACTAGAACGATCGCTGAACTTTCAGAATTTCTTCAAGTTAAAGCTGAATCGACTATCAAATCGCTTTTATTTATTGTAAATGAAGACCCGGTCTTAGTGTTAGTACGTGGTGATCATGAAGTGAATGAAATCAAAGTTCGTAATGCTTTTAATAAAGCTACTGTAGAACTTGCTAGTCCTGAGGAAACAGCAAAAGTATTAAATTGTGAAACTGGATTTATTGGACCAGTTGGAGTATCTGACAAAGTAACGATTATTGCAGATAAAGCAGTTGAAGCAATTGTAAACGGTATTTGTGGTGCAAATGAAAAGGACAAGCATTTTAGAAATGTAAATCCAGGCCGCGATTTTGAAGTAAGCCGTTTTGAAGATTTGCGATTAATCCAAGAAGGTGATCCTTCTCCAGATGGCCAAGGAACAATTAAGTTTGCTATGGGCATCGAAGTTGGACATGTATTTAAACTTGGAACGAAATATAGCGAAGCTCTTGGGGCGAAATATCTTGATGAGAATGGAAAATCACAAACGATGATAATGGGTTGTTACGGAATTGGTGTAACAAGAACGATTGCTGCAATCATTGAACAAAATCATGACGAAAATGGAATCGTCTGGCCAGTATCTGTTGCTCCATTTGATCTTCACCTAATAGCAATAAATGTAAAAGATGAAGACCAAAAGAAATTAAGTGAGGATTTATATGAAACTCTTGTAAAAGAACGTTTTGAAGTTTTGTATGATGATCGTCCTGAACGTGCTGGTGTTAAATTCAAAGATTCAGATTTGATCGGTCTTCCTGTCCGGGTTGCTGTTGGAAAGAAAGCATCAGAAGGAATTGTCGAAGTAAAGTTACGTAAAACAGGCGAAATGTTAGAAGTTCACGTATCTGAATTGGTTGAGAAATTAACACAGATTTTTACTGAATTAAGCTAA